ACAGTGGATGCCGTCGTGCGGCCCGCCGGCCGGCCCTGATCCGAACCGAATCGCTATCGTGTCCAAGTCCTCAGAAAAACTCGATCTCGCCACGCGTGCCGCGTGGCTCTACTACGTCGCGGGCGACACGCAGAACGAAATCGCCGAAAAGCTGCAGGTGTCGCGCCCGGTCGCGCAGCGCCTCGTCGCGTTCGCGGTCGAGAAGAACCTGATCCGCGTGCGCGTCGACCACCAGCTCGCCGACTGTCTCGATCTCGGCGCGCAGCTGTCGAAACGCTATGGCCTCGCGATGTGCGAAGTCGTGCCGGTCGATGCCGATGCGCCCGATGCGATCGACCGCAAGCTCGCGGTCGCCGGCGCGCAGGTGATGGAGCGCTACCTGAACGAAACGCGGCCGATGGTGATCGCGGTCAGCAGCGGCCGGACGCTCAAGGCCGCGGTCGCGCAGATCGCGCAGATCGACCGCCCGCAGCACCGGCTCGTGTCGATGGTCGGCGCGATCGCGGCCGACGGTTCGTCGAACCGCTACGACGTCGCGCAGTACATCTCCGAGAAGACCGGCAGCAAGCACTTCCTGCTGCCCGCGCCGCTGTTCGCCGACAGCGATGCCGAGCGCGCGCAGTGGTGCAACCACCGGCTGTACCGGATCGTCGAGGCGCTGTCGGGCCAGGCCGACGTCGCGTTCGTCGGGATCGGCAACACCGGCCCGCACTGCCCGCTCTACGACGACGGCTTCATCACCGAACAGGAGCTCGACGAGATGACCTCGCTCGGCGCGGTGGCCGAACTGCTCGGCATGCCGATCGACGCGCACGGCAAGCTGATCGACGTGTCGACCAGCACACGCGTGACGAGCGTGTCGCTCGCCGCGCCGCCGAAACGCCCGACGATCGCGTTCGCGGGCGGCCCGAAGAAACGCGACGCGGTGATTGCTGCGCTGCGCGGCGGCTGGCTGTCGGGGCTCGTCACTGACGAAACCTGCGCGAAGGCGGCGCTCAACGCATGAGTGCGACCTGAGAACGCGTGCAGCGAGCGACCTTCGCGCCCATTAGCCGGTATTAGCCGGCCCCGGCGAACGTCTGCGAAATCAGCCTGCACGCGCCCCTCACCGCTTCAGGGAAGCGGTCGGCGCAGGCGGCAATCGACCGCCGCCTGCCCGCTCCTCGTCACGCGGCCTTCGCGTGCGCACTGAGCCGGCGGAACGCCTGCCCGTGCTCGTCAAACAGGTGGCAGTGCTCGGCTTCCGCTTGCACGCGCAGCGCCTCGCCGGTGCGATACGTGTCGAGCGGCGGAATCCGCGCGATCAGCCCGTCCGGCGCGACCGCCGACTCCGCATACA
The nucleotide sequence above comes from Burkholderia pyrrocinia. Encoded proteins:
- a CDS encoding sugar-binding transcriptional regulator, encoding MPSCGPPAGPDPNRIAIVSKSSEKLDLATRAAWLYYVAGDTQNEIAEKLQVSRPVAQRLVAFAVEKNLIRVRVDHQLADCLDLGAQLSKRYGLAMCEVVPVDADAPDAIDRKLAVAGAQVMERYLNETRPMVIAVSSGRTLKAAVAQIAQIDRPQHRLVSMVGAIAADGSSNRYDVAQYISEKTGSKHFLLPAPLFADSDAERAQWCNHRLYRIVEALSGQADVAFVGIGNTGPHCPLYDDGFITEQELDEMTSLGAVAELLGMPIDAHGKLIDVSTSTRVTSVSLAAPPKRPTIAFAGGPKKRDAVIAALRGGWLSGLVTDETCAKAALNA